Proteins encoded by one window of Ulvibacter sp. MAR_2010_11:
- a CDS encoding carboxypeptidase-like regulatory domain-containing protein, giving the protein MKHSFLKYFFGLLIGLSCLNAVAQTELKGKITDFATYEPIESASIYIKNTTVGTVSNVDGKFVLLIPDERVKDTLVISSIGYKSFVTAISDFDTSGEIFLEEDIASLDEVVLISDPRPTTGNEIVLKALKKLPQNLPEQPYLQKGFLRHKERNKKEYKWLIESALTLYDSSFASGAEDNLKLNIDETRKSYDLRDVDSLFAFSAYLKSKNIKPRDLSRNTVKKDALIEAIKWNDGRVNGLDNLFMGRLNLVRNSNMKNALFGENILEKHQFELDTVLVDDGRKLYKIKITKGKDYIGLNTKNIYNDGYNANGWLYIYWDNYAFKKIEYELVAASPAQKSRSKSLFDTQVNHKLIITYIEYDGKMYPNYFYYETPKLVNVGDRSSDKDKKEESELRSDREQQFYYTVQEILFTEIIRDQELIDLELKKDWSEDIFLVRPYNKEFWKKYNVLLESEEEEKLIHDLSQRASLFKQ; this is encoded by the coding sequence ATGAAGCATTCTTTTTTAAAATATTTTTTCGGTTTACTTATTGGATTGAGTTGTTTAAATGCTGTTGCTCAAACAGAGTTAAAGGGTAAGATTACCGATTTCGCTACGTATGAGCCCATTGAAAGTGCCAGTATCTATATTAAAAATACTACTGTGGGTACTGTTAGCAATGTAGACGGTAAATTTGTTTTGTTAATTCCGGACGAACGAGTGAAGGATACGTTGGTTATATCATCTATTGGATATAAAAGTTTTGTAACCGCGATATCAGATTTTGACACATCAGGGGAAATATTTTTGGAAGAGGATATTGCATCGTTAGATGAAGTAGTCCTTATTTCAGACCCCAGACCTACGACAGGGAATGAGATTGTACTGAAGGCATTAAAAAAATTACCACAAAATTTACCCGAACAACCCTATCTTCAAAAGGGGTTTTTACGACATAAAGAGCGCAACAAAAAAGAATACAAATGGCTTATTGAAAGTGCCCTCACATTATACGATTCCAGTTTTGCTTCGGGAGCAGAAGATAATCTTAAACTCAATATCGATGAGACAAGAAAGAGTTACGATTTGCGGGATGTAGATAGTTTGTTTGCGTTCTCTGCATACTTAAAAAGTAAAAATATAAAACCCAGAGATCTAAGTAGGAACACGGTAAAAAAGGATGCTCTAATCGAAGCGATAAAATGGAATGACGGTAGGGTAAATGGTCTGGACAATCTTTTTATGGGCAGATTAAATTTGGTGCGGAATTCTAATATGAAGAACGCACTATTTGGAGAAAACATACTGGAGAAACACCAATTTGAATTGGACACCGTACTCGTTGACGATGGCAGAAAACTCTATAAGATAAAAATCACAAAGGGAAAGGATTATATAGGTCTTAACACTAAAAACATTTATAACGACGGCTACAACGCAAACGGCTGGCTCTATATTTATTGGGACAATTACGCTTTTAAGAAAATTGAGTATGAGCTGGTGGCGGCTTCCCCTGCCCAAAAAAGCAGAAGTAAGTCATTGTTCGATACTCAGGTAAATCACAAACTTATCATAACCTACATAGAATACGACGGTAAGATGTATCCCAACTATTTCTATTACGAAACTCCCAAGTTAGTGAATGTAGGGGACAGGTCTTCAGACAAAGACAAAAAGGAGGAGAGTGAACTTCGTTCAGACAGAGAGCAACAATTTTATTATACCGTTCAGGAAATTTTGTTTACCGAAATTATCCGCGATCAGGAGCTGATAGATCTGGAACTAAAAAAGGACTGGTCTGAAGATATTTTCTTGGTGAGACCTTATAACAAAGAGTTCTGGAAAAAGTACAATGTGTTATTGGAAAGTGAAGAGGAAGAGAAACTAATTCACGATTTAAGCCAGCGAGCTTCTTTGTTTAAACA
- a CDS encoding TrkA family potassium uptake protein, producing MNKIFQSKILWALFLLIIVFLAGVSGYKFMSGYTWIDALYMTIITITTVGYGEVRPLSPMEKLATSVFILSSIFIVGYAISVISEYILSRSNLKALKIKRVQKKIDALQNHIIICGYGRNGKQAAHKLLNYQKPFVIIEKNEEVVERYSDEKMLFINGNANEDEVLEQAGIERASSLICALPSDADNLFIVLSARQIKRDLKIISRATEETSYKKLKLAGADNVIMPDRIGGDHMASLVVIPDLVEFLDNLSVSGAQDSMNVEQISFEKMCPNGEEQSIIQLDVRNKTGCSIIGYKSPGGEYIVNPEPSMVVKKNSKLILIGRPNQIDRLKQFYNV from the coding sequence ATGAATAAAATATTCCAATCTAAAATTTTATGGGCGTTGTTTCTGCTTATCATTGTTTTTTTGGCAGGGGTAAGTGGATATAAATTCATGTCCGGTTATACATGGATTGATGCCTTGTACATGACGATTATTACGATCACTACAGTTGGATATGGTGAAGTAAGGCCGTTAAGTCCAATGGAAAAATTGGCGACTTCTGTTTTTATTCTTTCGAGTATCTTTATTGTTGGATACGCCATATCGGTAATTTCAGAATATATATTAAGTAGAAGTAACCTTAAAGCTTTAAAAATTAAACGTGTGCAAAAGAAAATAGATGCTTTACAAAATCATATAATAATATGTGGTTATGGAAGAAATGGTAAACAAGCCGCTCATAAATTATTAAACTACCAAAAGCCCTTTGTTATTATTGAAAAAAATGAGGAGGTAGTGGAACGGTATTCGGATGAAAAAATGCTGTTTATTAATGGTAATGCCAATGAAGACGAAGTTTTAGAACAGGCAGGTATTGAGAGGGCCTCCAGTTTAATTTGCGCCTTACCAAGCGATGCAGATAACCTCTTTATTGTGCTTTCGGCAAGACAAATAAAAAGGGATTTAAAAATAATAAGCCGCGCCACCGAAGAAACCAGTTATAAAAAATTAAAACTTGCAGGTGCAGACAATGTGATTATGCCCGATAGAATAGGAGGCGACCACATGGCATCTCTGGTAGTAATTCCTGATTTGGTTGAATTTCTGGATAATTTATCGGTTTCAGGAGCGCAGGATAGCATGAATGTGGAGCAAATCTCGTTCGAGAAAATGTGTCCCAATGGGGAGGAACAATCCATTATCCAACTGGACGTTCGAAACAAAACAGGTTGTTCCATAATTGGGTATAAATCACCGGGAGGAGAGTATATTGTAAATCCAGAACCGTCGATGGTCGTTAAAAAGAATTCGAAATTAATACTCATTGGGCGTCCAAATCAGATTGACCGATTAAAGCAATTCTATAATGTTTAA
- a CDS encoding PspC family transcriptional regulator gives MLQLIYKIRHYLEKRGFYVSSRLADRLGMRAKSVRLFFIYVSFATMGVGFAIYLTLAFLLKLKDLVFTKRTSVFDL, from the coding sequence ATGCTTCAATTAATCTACAAAATAAGACACTATCTGGAAAAGCGGGGTTTTTATGTGAGCTCCCGGTTGGCAGACCGTTTGGGAATGCGCGCCAAAAGTGTACGATTGTTTTTTATTTATGTGTCTTTTGCCACAATGGGAGTGGGATTTGCCATCTATTTAACACTTGCTTTTTTGCTGAAGTTAAAAGACCTGGTGTTTACCAAGCGAACTTCAGTTTTTGACTTATGA
- a CDS encoding PLP-dependent cysteine synthase family protein, with translation MEYAENILGTIGNTPLVKINKLAEEIPALVLAKYETFNPGNSTKDRMAVKMIEDAEADGRLKPGGTIIEGTSGNTGMGLALAAIVKGYKMVCVISDKQSKEKMDILRAVGSEVVICPTDVEPTDPRSYYSTSKRLAEETPNSWYVNQYDNPSNAKAHYESTGPEIWKQTDGKVTHFVVGVGTGGTVSGVGKYLKEQNPNIKIWGIDTYGSVFKKYHETGIFDEKEIYPYVTEGIGEDILPKNVDFSIIDGFTKVTDKDAAIYTQKLAKEEGMFLGNSAGAAMKGLLQLKEHFTKDDVVVVLFHDHGSRYVGKMFNNDWMKKMGYLE, from the coding sequence ATGGAATACGCAGAAAATATATTAGGTACTATCGGGAATACACCCTTGGTGAAAATCAACAAACTCGCCGAAGAAATTCCTGCTTTGGTCCTTGCCAAATACGAGACTTTTAACCCCGGAAATTCAACCAAAGACCGTATGGCGGTTAAAATGATCGAAGATGCCGAAGCCGACGGACGCCTAAAACCGGGAGGAACTATTATTGAAGGCACCAGTGGAAATACCGGTATGGGATTGGCCCTGGCAGCGATTGTGAAAGGCTACAAGATGGTTTGCGTAATTAGCGACAAACAAAGCAAGGAGAAAATGGATATTCTGCGTGCTGTAGGAAGCGAAGTTGTTATTTGCCCAACCGATGTAGAACCAACCGATCCGCGCTCGTACTATTCTACCTCCAAACGTCTTGCCGAAGAAACTCCCAACAGCTGGTATGTGAATCAGTATGACAATCCCAGCAACGCCAAAGCACATTACGAAAGTACCGGTCCCGAAATCTGGAAACAAACCGACGGGAAGGTTACGCACTTTGTAGTAGGAGTAGGAACCGGCGGAACTGTGAGTGGTGTTGGAAAATACTTAAAGGAACAGAATCCCAATATAAAAATATGGGGCATCGATACCTACGGCAGTGTCTTTAAAAAATACCACGAAACAGGAATTTTCGATGAAAAGGAAATCTATCCCTACGTCACCGAAGGGATTGGAGAAGACATTCTGCCAAAAAACGTAGATTTCAGTATTATAGACGGTTTTACAAAAGTAACCGATAAGGATGCGGCGATTTACACTCAAAAGCTAGCTAAGGAAGAAGGGATGTTTTTAGGGAATTCGGCAGGCGCGGCGATGAAAGGACTGCTTCAGTTAAAAGAACATTTTACCAAAGACGATGTAGTGGTAGTATTATTTCATGATCATGGAAGCAGATATGTCGGGAAAATGTTTAACAACGACTGGATGAAAAAAATGGGGTATCTGGAATAA
- a CDS encoding DUF202 domain-containing protein, with translation MKRNVKQLFRFFRTKPVPVNTNEILALERTKLANERTLLAYIRASLYLLLGGLALLQLNDFQNIHWLGYVALVVCVLFLAVGIFRFILLNRRLYKWNRILFSDTISESVEPETDTPQKGKPPKPD, from the coding sequence ATGAAACGCAACGTCAAACAACTTTTCAGATTTTTCAGAACCAAGCCGGTTCCCGTAAATACAAACGAAATTTTGGCTTTGGAGCGGACCAAATTGGCCAACGAACGCACCTTATTGGCGTATATTAGGGCCTCCTTGTATCTATTACTTGGTGGATTGGCGCTTTTGCAGCTCAACGACTTTCAAAATATTCATTGGTTGGGATATGTTGCCTTGGTAGTATGTGTTTTGTTTCTGGCCGTTGGTATTTTTCGCTTTATCTTACTGAATAGAAGGTTGTACAAATGGAACCGGATATTGTTTTCCGATACTATTTCCGAATCGGTTGAACCGGAAACGGACACCCCGCAAAAAGGGAAGCCGCCCAAACCCGATTAA
- a CDS encoding acyl-CoA dehydrogenase family protein, whose product MSSMYFTEEHDFFRKSFQDFLQKEVVPHIEKWEKTGHIERFIWKKFGEMGYFGINYPEAYGGMQLDLFYTVIFLEELQKVNSGGFAAAMWAHAYLAMTHLNKEGNQEQKQKYLTPSINGEKIGCLCVTEPFGGSDVSGMRSTAVKKGDTYVINGSKTFITNGVYSDYLIVAAKTAPELGNKGISIFVIDRETPGISSTKLDKLGWRASDTGEIAFDNVVIPAGNLMGEENQGFPYIMQHFALERLIMGINAHARSEFALDYTIQYMKDRMAFGKSISKFQALRHRVAQLSSEVEVCKTFNYVTAKRLNDGEYVVKEASMSKLISTKVADEVMYDCLQLLGGYGYMEDYPLARLLRDSRLGPIGGGTSEILREIIAKMVIDGKKYKKAT is encoded by the coding sequence ATGAGCAGCATGTATTTTACAGAAGAGCACGATTTTTTCAGAAAAAGCTTTCAGGATTTTTTGCAGAAAGAGGTCGTTCCACATATTGAAAAGTGGGAGAAAACCGGTCATATAGAACGATTTATCTGGAAAAAATTTGGAGAGATGGGCTACTTCGGAATCAACTACCCTGAAGCCTATGGCGGGATGCAACTCGATTTGTTTTACACCGTGATATTTTTGGAAGAATTACAAAAAGTAAACTCCGGTGGTTTTGCTGCGGCTATGTGGGCGCATGCGTATTTAGCCATGACGCATTTAAACAAGGAAGGAAATCAAGAGCAGAAACAAAAATATCTAACGCCGAGCATCAACGGTGAAAAAATTGGATGTCTTTGTGTTACCGAACCCTTTGGCGGAAGTGATGTATCAGGGATGCGCAGTACAGCTGTAAAGAAAGGAGATACCTATGTAATTAATGGGTCAAAGACCTTTATTACGAATGGTGTATACAGCGACTATCTAATTGTTGCTGCAAAAACAGCACCCGAACTGGGGAATAAAGGAATCAGTATTTTTGTAATAGACCGAGAAACTCCGGGTATTTCTTCAACAAAGCTTGACAAATTAGGATGGCGGGCCAGTGATACCGGCGAAATTGCATTTGACAATGTTGTGATTCCAGCCGGAAATTTGATGGGAGAAGAGAATCAGGGTTTTCCATACATCATGCAGCATTTTGCGTTGGAACGACTTATTATGGGAATCAATGCCCATGCCCGAAGTGAATTCGCACTCGATTATACCATTCAATATATGAAAGACAGAATGGCCTTTGGGAAAAGTATCTCAAAATTTCAGGCATTACGACACAGAGTTGCGCAGTTGAGCAGTGAGGTAGAAGTGTGTAAAACCTTCAATTATGTTACCGCCAAGCGATTAAATGATGGTGAATATGTAGTTAAGGAGGCTTCCATGTCTAAATTAATTTCGACCAAGGTTGCCGACGAGGTGATGTACGACTGCCTTCAGTTATTGGGCGGTTATGGTTATATGGAAGACTACCCGTTGGCGCGATTATTGCGTGATAGCAGATTAGGGCCTATAGGTGGAGGTACTTCAGAGATATTACGAGAGATTATTGCGAAGATGGTGATTGACGGTAAGAAGTATAAAAAGGCTACCTAG
- a CDS encoding helix-hairpin-helix domain-containing protein, which translates to MKNFKSHLVFNKQQQGGILLLTLVILVLLGVYFFIPFSEDELLDISSPEIQAVQKQIDSLRTAEIASRKPKQYSFNPNFISDYKAYTLGMSPEEFDRLKLFRDMDQWINSAADFKRVTQVSDSLLNAIKPYFKFPDWVTNSRVPSNSYKKYTLEKSYAQKIDLNLATEAQLQEVPGIGETLSKRIVAFRSTLNGFTSDIQLYGVWGLNGTVVQRCLQQFTVKTPKAIEKMDLNTATASDIATIPGVSFELAKQIWEYRTLRETINNFSELREIEGMSAYKLELIQLYLSIK; encoded by the coding sequence ATGAAAAATTTTAAATCCCATCTTGTGTTTAACAAACAACAACAAGGTGGGATTTTGCTTTTAACGCTGGTAATCTTGGTGCTCTTGGGAGTGTATTTTTTCATTCCTTTTTCTGAAGATGAATTACTGGATATTTCATCTCCCGAAATTCAAGCCGTGCAAAAACAAATCGATTCGTTGCGCACAGCGGAAATTGCTTCCCGGAAGCCAAAACAATACTCTTTCAACCCTAACTTTATATCAGACTACAAGGCCTATACATTGGGAATGTCTCCCGAAGAATTTGACAGATTGAAGCTATTTAGAGATATGGACCAATGGATAAATTCGGCTGCCGATTTTAAACGAGTCACACAGGTTTCCGATTCTTTGCTGAATGCCATTAAACCCTATTTTAAATTCCCCGATTGGGTAACCAATTCCAGAGTGCCAAGTAATTCATATAAAAAATATACTTTAGAAAAATCCTATGCACAAAAAATCGATCTAAATCTCGCCACCGAAGCCCAGCTTCAGGAAGTCCCGGGGATAGGGGAAACGTTGAGCAAACGAATTGTGGCTTTTCGATCTACATTAAACGGATTTACAAGTGATATTCAGTTATACGGAGTTTGGGGGCTGAATGGAACGGTAGTGCAACGATGTTTACAACAATTTACAGTAAAAACTCCAAAGGCTATTGAGAAGATGGATCTTAATACGGCAACGGCTTCAGATATTGCGACCATCCCGGGAGTCTCTTTTGAGTTGGCTAAACAGATCTGGGAATATAGAACGCTTCGTGAAACCATCAACAACTTTTCAGAGTTAAGGGAAATTGAAGGAATGTCTGCTTATAAATTAGAGTTAATTCAATTATATTTGTCCATTAAGTAA
- a CDS encoding DUF2851 family protein, which translates to MKEDFLHYVWKFQKFDTRELSTVHGETIKVLKPGMHNLNSGPDFFNAQIAIGDVLWNGNVEIHINASHWYQHSHESDPAYDSVILHVVWEHDAEVFRQNNTVIPTLQLKNCVEKSTLTAYHKLFSKELRWINCENEFPKVDTFLLQNWLERLYVERLELKAQIIQTQLKSLHNHWEALLFRMLCKNFGLSVNGEAFLSLAGSIDFSIIQKVASKSVELEALLLGQAGLLEGDCADEYSSELQRKYRFLKNKFKVSNEGVIAPKFFRLRPSNFPTLRLSQLAMLYGSRRKLFSEIISANNLSAIYTIFNISASSYWDTHYNFGVTSKKNSKVLTKSCIDLIVINTIIPFQFCYANYLGKNNCEAILQLASEIASEKNSIISKFSTLGFTSGNAMQSQALLQLKNNYCNVKRCLECAVGNSILKGS; encoded by the coding sequence ATGAAAGAAGATTTCCTGCACTACGTATGGAAGTTTCAAAAATTTGACACCCGGGAGTTAAGCACTGTTCATGGTGAAACTATTAAAGTTTTAAAGCCCGGAATGCACAATTTGAATTCCGGCCCCGATTTTTTTAATGCGCAGATTGCAATTGGTGATGTGTTGTGGAATGGTAATGTTGAAATTCATATCAACGCTTCCCATTGGTATCAGCACAGTCATGAAAGCGATCCTGCATACGATTCGGTGATTCTACATGTGGTTTGGGAGCACGACGCTGAGGTGTTTAGACAAAACAACACCGTTATTCCCACACTTCAGCTAAAAAATTGTGTAGAGAAAAGCACGCTTACAGCCTATCATAAACTGTTTTCGAAAGAGTTGAGATGGATTAATTGTGAAAATGAATTCCCGAAAGTAGACACTTTTTTACTCCAAAACTGGTTGGAACGCTTGTATGTGGAACGTTTAGAGCTGAAGGCTCAAATAATACAAACACAATTGAAATCACTCCACAATCATTGGGAGGCTTTGCTCTTCAGGATGTTGTGTAAAAACTTCGGACTTTCAGTAAACGGCGAAGCTTTTTTAAGTTTGGCAGGCTCCATCGATTTTTCAATTATTCAAAAAGTAGCTTCAAAATCGGTTGAGCTGGAAGCATTACTTTTGGGACAGGCCGGATTGCTGGAGGGAGATTGTGCTGATGAATATTCGAGTGAGCTTCAGAGAAAATACAGGTTTCTCAAAAACAAATTCAAGGTGTCGAATGAGGGTGTGATCGCTCCCAAATTCTTCAGACTTCGTCCTTCTAATTTTCCTACGCTTCGGTTATCGCAATTGGCTATGCTGTATGGTAGTAGGCGCAAGCTGTTTTCAGAAATTATTTCAGCAAACAATTTGAGCGCTATTTATACCATTTTCAATATTTCGGCTTCCTCATATTGGGATACCCATTATAATTTCGGAGTGACTTCAAAAAAAAACAGTAAGGTTCTTACCAAAAGTTGTATCGATTTGATAGTAATTAACACCATTATTCCCTTTCAATTTTGCTATGCGAACTATCTCGGCAAAAATAATTGTGAAGCAATACTGCAACTGGCATCCGAAATTGCTTCAGAAAAAAACTCGATAATCTCAAAATTTAGCACTTTGGGTTTTACATCCGGAAATGCGATGCAAAGTCAGGCACTACTTCAGCTCAAAAATAACTACTGCAATGTGAAACGTTGTTTAGAGTGTGCAGTGGGGAACAGTATTTTAAAGGGATCTTAG
- a CDS encoding sodium:alanine symporter family protein, which produces MKKYLLLLFSTLSPLLTFAQEAEEVGIDEQINQAFAPVSNFFSNVIFFEVYGGTPFVLILLVVSALFFTIYFGFPNFRYFWRAIQTVRGKYEDIEAHGAKILYGEGGISQGIDLNKVDDITEHVESLSDELAIDGDIRDTIRDESSAGEVSHFQALATAVSGTVGNGNIAGVALAIALGGPGATFWMIVCGLLGMSTKFVECTLGVQYRDVGPDGTVYGGPMYYLSKGLKEKGFATLGKITAVLFAIFCIGGSFGGGNAAQSNQATIVLKELFNLESAAAGFWIGVVIAILVGIIIIGGIKRIASVTEKVVPFMAILYVVACLYIIFSNFGLIDDAINLIFTEAFNPKAIGVGGIIGVLLVGFKRAAFSNEAGAGSASIAHSAVRTKYSASEGLVALLEPFIDTVVICTMTALVIIIFNFGGFFEYGDITGQGVAIIDGVSYEGAGITSVAFAEFIPYSNIFLTVAVFLFAVSTMISWSYYGLQSWKYLFGRGKRADLVYKLLFLLFVVIGAAANMRSIWDFSDAMIFAMIFPNMVGLFFLFPVVKKQLKRYLDAIKLKREAITDN; this is translated from the coding sequence ATGAAGAAATATCTTCTCCTGTTGTTTTCTACATTAAGTCCTCTTTTAACATTTGCTCAAGAAGCAGAAGAAGTTGGAATTGATGAACAAATAAATCAGGCTTTTGCGCCTGTTTCCAATTTCTTTTCCAATGTTATATTCTTTGAAGTGTATGGAGGGACACCTTTTGTACTAATATTATTGGTGGTTAGTGCCTTGTTTTTTACAATATATTTTGGGTTTCCCAATTTTAGATATTTCTGGCGGGCAATTCAGACGGTTCGTGGAAAATATGAAGACATCGAAGCTCACGGTGCTAAAATTCTCTACGGAGAAGGAGGCATCTCTCAGGGTATAGATCTGAACAAAGTAGATGATATTACCGAACATGTCGAGTCCCTTTCGGACGAATTAGCCATAGATGGCGACATACGAGATACTATTAGGGATGAAAGCTCTGCCGGGGAGGTGAGTCACTTTCAAGCCTTGGCAACTGCTGTTTCAGGTACTGTAGGAAATGGTAACATCGCCGGTGTTGCGCTGGCCATTGCCCTGGGAGGACCGGGTGCAACTTTTTGGATGATTGTTTGTGGTCTTTTAGGTATGTCAACAAAATTTGTGGAATGTACCTTAGGGGTACAATATAGAGATGTTGGACCCGATGGTACTGTTTATGGAGGCCCCATGTATTACCTAAGTAAAGGTCTGAAGGAAAAAGGATTTGCCACTTTAGGAAAGATTACTGCAGTTTTATTTGCGATCTTTTGTATTGGAGGCTCTTTTGGAGGTGGAAATGCAGCACAATCCAATCAGGCAACCATCGTTTTGAAGGAATTATTTAACCTAGAAAGTGCAGCAGCCGGTTTTTGGATTGGAGTAGTCATTGCTATTTTGGTAGGTATTATTATTATTGGCGGTATCAAGCGTATCGCCTCCGTAACCGAAAAGGTAGTTCCCTTTATGGCAATTTTGTACGTAGTGGCGTGTTTGTATATTATTTTCAGCAATTTTGGACTGATTGATGATGCCATTAACCTTATTTTTACTGAAGCCTTTAACCCTAAAGCAATTGGCGTGGGTGGTATTATTGGAGTATTGTTAGTAGGATTTAAACGTGCAGCTTTCTCAAACGAAGCAGGAGCAGGATCGGCTTCTATTGCTCACTCTGCGGTACGTACAAAATATTCTGCAAGCGAAGGTTTGGTTGCTCTATTGGAGCCTTTTATAGATACTGTTGTTATTTGTACCATGACAGCGCTAGTAATTATAATTTTTAACTTCGGAGGCTTTTTTGAATATGGAGATATTACCGGACAAGGAGTGGCTATTATAGATGGAGTGTCTTATGAAGGAGCCGGGATTACCTCTGTTGCTTTCGCCGAGTTTATACCCTATTCCAATATATTTTTAACAGTAGCAGTATTCTTATTTGCGGTGTCGACAATGATTTCCTGGTCGTACTACGGCCTCCAATCATGGAAATATCTCTTCGGAAGGGGTAAAAGAGCCGATTTAGTCTATAAGCTATTATTTTTATTGTTTGTTGTGATTGGAGCAGCTGCAAATATGAGATCGATTTGGGATTTCTCCGATGCGATGATTTTTGCAATGATCTTCCCTAACATGGTTGGATTGTTCTTCTTATTCCCTGTAGTTAAAAAACAACTTAAGAGGTATCTGGATGCTATCAAACTGAAACGAGAAGCAATTACCGATAATTAA